The following are encoded together in the Monodelphis domestica isolate mMonDom1 chromosome 5, mMonDom1.pri, whole genome shotgun sequence genome:
- the UBE2N gene encoding ubiquitin-conjugating enzyme E2 N: MAGLPRRIIKETQRLLAEPVPGIKAEPDESNARYFHVVIAGPQDSPFEGGTFKLELFLPEEYPMAAPKVRFMTKIYHPNVDKLGRICLDILKDKWSPALQIRTVLLSIQALLSAPNPDDPLANDVAEQWKTNEAQAIETARAWTRLYAMNNI, translated from the exons gaAACCCAGCGTTTGCTGGCAGAACCAGTTCCTGGGATAAAAGCAGAACCAGATGAAAGCAACGCACGTTATTTTCATGTGGTCATTGCAGGCCCACAGGATTCCCCCTTTGAGGGAGGGACTTTTAAACTTGAACTATTTCTTCCAGAAGAATATCCAATGGCAGCTCCTAAAGTACGTTTCATGACCAAAATTTATCACCCTAATGTAGACAAGTTGGGAAGAATATGTTTAGATATTTTGAAAG ATAAATGGTCTCCAGCATTGCAGATCCGTACAGTGCTGCTTTCAATCCAAGCTTTGTTAAGTGCTCCCAATCCAGACGATCCATTAGCAAATGATGTAGCCGAGCAGTGGAAGACCAATGAAGCCCAAGCCATAGAAACAG CCAGAGCATGGACTAGGCTATATGCcatgaataatatttaa